One window of Desulfobacca acetoxidans DSM 11109 genomic DNA carries:
- a CDS encoding sigma-70 family RNA polymerase sigma factor, translating into MKDSKNIIDLDESEVIEEYTEPEPLLFEDEGKSELPEPGLVEVDALQRYMGEINRYPLLQPEEEKRLATLYHETADQDAAYTLITSNLRLVVKIALDFQKFWMRNLLDLIQEGNIGLMQAIKKFDPYRGIKLSYYASFWIKAYILKFIMDNWKLVKIGTTQAQRKLFFSLKKEKERLRAQGYEADPKLISTRLNVKEAEVIEMDQRLGSWEFSLDAPLKSDSEELHINFLTSGETAADEHLAREEMKDIFLMRLAEFRNTLKDNERDILDLRLLAEHPLTLQEIGARHNISRERVRQIEERLLKKLRQFMHNEIPDFQSYQTLVNEPY; encoded by the coding sequence ATGAAAGATTCCAAGAACATCATAGACCTTGACGAAAGTGAGGTCATAGAGGAATATACCGAACCCGAACCGTTGTTGTTCGAAGATGAGGGTAAGTCTGAACTGCCAGAGCCAGGGTTGGTGGAAGTTGACGCCCTTCAGCGCTACATGGGTGAAATCAACCGATATCCTCTGCTCCAGCCAGAAGAAGAAAAGCGACTCGCCACTCTCTATCATGAAACCGCCGACCAGGATGCCGCCTATACCCTGATCACCTCCAATCTGCGCCTGGTAGTGAAAATCGCTCTTGATTTCCAGAAGTTCTGGATGCGCAATCTTCTTGATCTCATCCAGGAGGGCAATATCGGTCTCATGCAGGCCATAAAAAAATTCGATCCCTACCGAGGCATCAAACTCTCTTATTATGCTTCCTTTTGGATCAAGGCCTATATTCTAAAATTTATTATGGATAACTGGAAACTGGTCAAGATCGGCACTACCCAGGCGCAACGCAAACTTTTCTTTAGTCTCAAAAAAGAAAAGGAACGATTGCGGGCCCAAGGCTACGAGGCCGATCCCAAATTGATCTCTACCCGGTTAAATGTCAAAGAAGCTGAAGTCATTGAAATGGATCAGAGATTGGGAAGCTGGGAGTTTTCCCTGGACGCACCTCTGAAAAGCGATTCGGAAGAATTGCACATCAACTTTTTAACTTCCGGGGAGACTGCGGCGGATGAGCACCTGGCCCGCGAGGAGATGAAGGACATTTTCCTGATGCGCCTGGCCGAATTCCGCAACACGCTCAAGGATAACGAACGAGATATTCTGGACCTGCGACTTCTGGCCGAGCATCCTCTCACTCTGCAGGAAATTGGCGCCAGACATAATATTTCCCGGGAACGGGTGCGACAGATAGAAGAGCGGTTGCTCAAAAAACTGCGACAATTCATGCATAATGAAATCCCAGATTTTCAAAGCTATCAAACTCTAGTAAACGAACCATATTAG
- a CDS encoding Mut7-C RNAse domain-containing protein — MKLLVDQTLGSLAKWLRIMGFDVEQIRLQPQKLHTLPTSVKDTYLLSRQTGFQSKTPRTDLIIVASDRTEDQLEEVCRRLPALLTDWTPLTRCSHCNQLLLPLSVEAARDRVPDYVLREHRVFFECPGCHRVFWEGSHQRRIRRRLQELKERLAKP, encoded by the coding sequence ATGAAACTTCTGGTGGATCAGACGTTGGGAAGCCTGGCCAAATGGTTGCGGATCATGGGCTTTGACGTGGAACAGATCAGATTACAGCCACAGAAGCTGCATACCTTGCCAACGTCAGTTAAAGATACTTACCTATTGAGTCGACAGACCGGTTTCCAGAGCAAAACGCCTCGAACTGACTTGATTATCGTGGCATCTGACCGAACCGAGGACCAATTAGAGGAAGTCTGCCGCCGCTTGCCGGCATTGCTGACCGATTGGACGCCTCTTACCCGCTGTAGCCATTGCAACCAGCTCCTGTTGCCTCTTTCAGTCGAAGCTGCCCGGGATCGGGTTCCGGATTATGTCCTGAGAGAGCACCGGGTATTTTTTGAGTGTCCGGGGTGCCACCGGGTTTTTTGGGAGGGGAGTCACCAGCGCCGTATTCGGCGGCGGCTCCAAGAACTCAAAGAAAGACTTGCTAAACCCTGA
- a CDS encoding PEP/pyruvate-binding domain-containing protein, with protein sequence MFKFFRRFLKEAEDDQVHLQEKFNYFRRLLDNNNLALATMADMEEKLSGNYLFDTGYLKTQVDLLGNYVREIISALNQLTQNRYQELVLVHQKIQAVISQDLTAVPSIPATPYILPISEINHEMAASCGGKMANLGEIRNRLHLPVPSGFAITAAAYQRFLEGSSLSKVLQEKLSDTDITDLAGLERVSRELQESVLQADVPVDLAATIRKAVPSLGSRYISVRSSAVGEDEEFSFAGQFATLLHVDPADLIDHYRAVVASKFTSRAIFYWKYQRFSLNELPMAVGCLEMIPAQASGVMFTVDPQAPYGNRIIISAVWGLGKFAVDGTVSPDIYEVGRESTLPVCQRRIATKGKALRCQEGPGVEEIVLPPDQAQAPCLNDRQIKELAAMALQLEKHFGRPQDIEWATDQNGSIVILQSRPLRVMAAAFSDKAEEREVSTWEPIPPLLRFGIRAVGGVAAGPVYIVRREEEIADIPSGVVVVARQPSARLVLVMNRIAAIITEVGSPTDHMTIIAREFRVPTLVEVGGALRTLQQGQMVTVDADAARVYPGVLPELLTRERRSRKEDILRGDPIFQKLRQILKKTTPLNLLDPTGADFNPNHCQTLHDITRFCHEKAMDAMFALDVEQSVKSSGVCRLKSDLPLNLFILDLGGGLAVKGKSVVEESDITSRPFLAVLRGFHHPQIRWAGQVSVDFKGFMSVFANTLYDMNKADTDLGGKSFAIITDTYLNFNSRLGYHFGILDAYVSSETNENYISFQFKGGAANIERRERRARLLSLILSDLGFKSQAVGDMVRARLVKYSLMETEEILESVGNLLAFSRQLDLALSSDAVIDRLFQAFKERDFSLSFINA encoded by the coding sequence ATGTTTAAATTTTTCCGCCGATTTCTGAAAGAAGCAGAAGACGATCAGGTCCACCTGCAAGAGAAATTCAATTATTTCCGCCGCTTGTTGGACAATAACAACCTGGCTCTGGCCACCATGGCGGATATGGAGGAAAAGCTTAGCGGCAACTACCTGTTTGACACCGGCTATCTGAAAACCCAGGTCGACCTCTTAGGAAATTATGTCAGAGAGATCATCAGCGCCCTCAATCAACTGACCCAGAACCGCTACCAGGAGTTAGTACTGGTGCATCAGAAGATTCAGGCGGTTATCAGCCAGGATCTCACTGCCGTTCCGAGTATCCCAGCCACTCCCTATATCCTGCCGATATCTGAGATCAACCATGAGATGGCTGCCAGCTGCGGCGGCAAGATGGCGAATTTAGGAGAAATCCGCAATCGCCTGCATCTTCCGGTTCCTTCAGGCTTTGCTATCACGGCGGCGGCTTATCAAAGGTTCCTGGAAGGCTCCAGCCTGTCCAAGGTGTTGCAGGAGAAATTATCGGATACCGATATAACCGACCTGGCGGGTCTCGAACGGGTTAGCCGGGAACTGCAGGAATCGGTGCTGCAGGCGGACGTCCCCGTCGACCTAGCCGCAACCATCCGAAAAGCGGTTCCTTCCTTGGGAAGTAGGTATATTTCGGTGCGCTCCAGTGCAGTAGGGGAAGATGAAGAGTTTTCTTTTGCCGGCCAGTTTGCCACCCTGCTCCACGTCGATCCGGCAGACTTGATCGATCACTACCGGGCCGTAGTGGCCAGCAAGTTTACCTCACGGGCTATCTTCTATTGGAAATATCAGAGATTCTCCCTCAATGAACTTCCCATGGCAGTGGGTTGCCTGGAGATGATCCCGGCGCAGGCCAGTGGTGTCATGTTCACCGTGGACCCCCAGGCGCCTTACGGTAATCGTATAATTATCTCAGCGGTCTGGGGCCTGGGAAAATTTGCAGTGGATGGGACGGTCTCGCCCGATATTTATGAGGTCGGACGGGAGAGCACACTGCCGGTGTGTCAGCGGCGCATTGCTACCAAGGGCAAGGCCCTGCGCTGTCAGGAGGGCCCAGGGGTAGAGGAGATCGTCCTGCCGCCGGATCAGGCCCAGGCGCCCTGTCTGAACGATCGGCAGATCAAAGAACTGGCGGCAATGGCTCTGCAGCTAGAAAAACATTTTGGGAGACCTCAGGACATTGAGTGGGCCACGGATCAGAATGGTTCCATAGTTATCCTCCAATCTCGACCGTTGCGGGTCATGGCGGCGGCATTTTCCGACAAGGCCGAGGAAAGAGAGGTCTCTACCTGGGAGCCCATCCCCCCGCTGTTGCGGTTCGGTATCCGCGCCGTAGGCGGCGTCGCCGCCGGTCCGGTTTATATTGTGCGGCGGGAAGAGGAAATTGCCGATATCCCTTCCGGTGTCGTGGTGGTGGCCCGCCAACCTTCCGCCCGCCTGGTTCTGGTCATGAACCGTATTGCCGCTATTATCACCGAGGTAGGTAGCCCCACAGACCATATGACTATCATAGCGCGGGAATTTCGAGTGCCCACCCTGGTGGAGGTGGGAGGAGCCCTGCGCACTTTGCAACAAGGTCAAATGGTGACTGTTGACGCCGACGCAGCGCGGGTCTACCCTGGTGTACTGCCGGAATTATTAACGCGAGAGCGCCGCAGCCGCAAGGAAGATATCCTGCGAGGCGACCCGATATTCCAGAAGCTTAGGCAGATTCTGAAAAAAACCACGCCGCTGAATCTGCTTGACCCGACCGGTGCGGATTTTAATCCTAACCACTGTCAGACCTTGCACGACATTACCCGCTTCTGCCATGAGAAGGCGATGGATGCCATGTTCGCCCTGGATGTGGAACAATCCGTTAAATCCAGTGGTGTCTGCCGACTCAAGAGCGATCTGCCCCTAAACCTGTTTATCCTGGACCTTGGAGGGGGGCTGGCGGTCAAAGGCAAGTCTGTGGTGGAGGAGAGCGACATCACTTCCCGGCCCTTCCTGGCAGTGTTACGGGGCTTTCACCATCCACAGATCAGGTGGGCCGGGCAGGTTTCCGTAGATTTTAAGGGCTTTATGTCGGTATTCGCCAATACCCTGTACGATATGAACAAGGCCGATACCGATTTGGGAGGCAAGAGCTTTGCCATTATCACTGACACGTACTTAAATTTTAACTCCAGATTGGGCTACCACTTCGGCATTCTGGACGCCTATGTCTCCTCCGAAACGAACGAAAATTATATCAGCTTCCAATTCAAAGGTGGCGCCGCCAACATCGAGCGCCGGGAGCGCCGGGCCCGACTGCTCAGCCTGATCCTCAGCGACCTGGGTTTCAAGTCTCAGGCGGTGGGAGATATGGTGCGGGCTCGATTGGTCAAGTATTCGCTCATGGAAACCGAAGAAATCCTCGAATCGGTCGGCAATCTGCTGGCCTTCTCCCGGCAACTGGACCTCGCCCTGTCCAGCGATGCGGTCATAGACCGGCTCTTCCAGGCCTTTAAGGAGAGGGATTTCAGCCTCAGCTTTATAAACGCCTGA
- a CDS encoding DUF4292 domain-containing protein, protein MNFQTRLYPGLALGLILICLSACARLPIAPPGERPVVSSASDLMHQLEAKANAVQSLQAKGRVSVISPQKNYNGNALFAVFKPSLLRVDVLNFWGQPAVAFISTEQEIKFMVYPESKLYRGPATSANLSRFIPLPISLHDFMAILTGRVAFERYDKPTLAIIGQSEAYFLELSSRDERGRLQLTIEAQELNITSARWLDLQGREFMQAQFSDFITRGGISGPQQIQLASGDGLRQMRLRYRELTYNVPFSDETLILPVSGDIQELPFPQ, encoded by the coding sequence ATGAACTTCCAAACGAGATTGTATCCGGGCCTCGCCCTCGGTCTGATTCTCATCTGTCTCTCTGCCTGTGCCCGCCTGCCGATAGCGCCCCCGGGAGAGCGCCCGGTGGTGAGTTCGGCCTCGGACCTCATGCATCAATTGGAAGCGAAAGCCAACGCTGTGCAAAGCCTCCAGGCCAAAGGCCGGGTCTCGGTAATCTCTCCGCAGAAAAACTACAACGGCAACGCTCTGTTCGCGGTATTTAAACCATCCCTGCTGCGAGTGGATGTCTTAAATTTCTGGGGCCAACCGGCAGTGGCCTTTATTAGCACCGAGCAAGAGATCAAGTTCATGGTTTATCCGGAAAGCAAGCTGTATCGCGGCCCGGCCACATCGGCTAATTTGAGCCGGTTCATACCGCTGCCCATCTCCCTCCACGACTTCATGGCTATCCTGACCGGCCGCGTCGCCTTTGAGCGTTACGATAAGCCGACTCTTGCGATAATCGGTCAGTCGGAGGCATACTTTTTGGAATTATCTTCCCGGGATGAGAGAGGGCGGTTACAGTTAACCATCGAAGCCCAAGAGCTCAATATTACTTCCGCCCGCTGGCTTGATCTTCAGGGCCGGGAATTCATGCAGGCTCAATTTAGTGATTTTATCACCCGGGGTGGGATATCCGGCCCCCAACAGATTCAATTGGCCTCCGGCGACGGTCTGAGGCAGATGCGGCTGCGCTATCGGGAATTGACTTATAACGTCCCTTTCTCAGACGAAACCCTGATTTTACCAGTCTCCGGAGATATCCAAGAACTACCCTTTCCACAATGA
- a CDS encoding tetratricopeptide repeat protein, with translation MSGCQSLPPADSARIPGKIDRLPPTIQSPKEAYKHYLNAQYYLFTGNLEDALRSYEAAIQCDPKSAQLEIEMAALLIRKGDIKEALAHLEKAISLDPNHLEAHQLLAGLHTGMNQLREATTEYEKIITLDPANEEAVIFLATLHAQQGNCAKAVNLLKNLIKKNPDQFIALFYLGKCYIELGQLTAAKKEFQQALHKQPEFLPAMLELGFVYELEKRYSQAKTMYRRILRHDPDNQRAWASLGRLYLLNDQYTEALQAFGEIKRISKNEPETALRIGLLFFEQKYFDDAIREFREVLISRKGPDQARFFLAAALEEKGDLVAAMREYEQISRQSESYIPARLRMAYILGRQKKISQGIKIIKDSLVLFPKNGDLYLTLAAFYEEEQEYVKAIETLNQALENTVNPSEVYFRLAVVYDKKKENAESQRLIKKVLELEPNNAEALNFLGYMYACQGANLDEAERLIQTALAIKPDAGYIIDSLGWVYYKKGLYDQAVLILEKAHQQMPQDGTIAEHLGDAYMKKSRFRDALRLYKKALTLENANIPDLQKKIKTTEELLHGLSL, from the coding sequence ATGTCCGGCTGCCAATCGCTTCCCCCTGCAGATTCAGCCCGGATTCCTGGCAAGATTGACCGTCTTCCCCCGACAATCCAGTCTCCCAAAGAGGCTTATAAACACTATCTCAATGCCCAGTACTATCTATTTACCGGCAACTTGGAAGATGCCCTGCGGTCTTATGAAGCGGCCATTCAATGCGATCCCAAGAGCGCCCAATTGGAAATCGAAATGGCCGCCTTGCTGATCCGAAAGGGAGATATCAAAGAGGCCCTGGCGCACCTGGAAAAAGCCATCAGCCTCGATCCTAACCATCTCGAAGCCCACCAACTGCTGGCCGGGCTGCATACCGGCATGAATCAGCTTAGAGAAGCCACAACGGAATATGAGAAGATTATCACTCTGGATCCGGCCAATGAGGAAGCCGTTATTTTCCTGGCCACGCTGCACGCCCAACAGGGGAATTGCGCCAAGGCGGTCAACCTGCTGAAAAATCTGATCAAGAAAAATCCCGATCAATTCATCGCTCTCTTTTATTTAGGAAAATGCTACATTGAATTGGGGCAGTTAACCGCAGCCAAAAAAGAATTCCAGCAGGCTCTCCATAAACAACCCGAATTCCTCCCCGCCATGTTGGAATTGGGGTTTGTCTATGAGTTGGAAAAACGCTACTCCCAGGCCAAGACGATGTATCGTCGGATCTTGCGGCATGATCCTGACAATCAGCGGGCCTGGGCCAGTCTGGGCCGACTCTACCTCCTCAACGATCAGTATACCGAAGCGTTGCAGGCCTTCGGTGAAATAAAGCGGATCAGCAAAAACGAACCTGAAACCGCTTTGAGAATCGGCCTGCTTTTTTTTGAACAGAAATATTTTGACGACGCCATCAGGGAATTTCGAGAAGTCTTGATCAGCCGTAAAGGACCGGATCAGGCCCGCTTTTTCTTGGCCGCCGCTTTAGAGGAAAAAGGCGATCTGGTTGCGGCCATGCGGGAATATGAGCAGATCAGCCGCCAATCCGAAAGTTATATCCCCGCCCGCCTCAGAATGGCCTACATCCTCGGGCGCCAGAAAAAAATTTCTCAAGGCATCAAGATTATTAAAGACTCCCTGGTCCTATTCCCTAAAAATGGCGACTTGTACCTCACCCTGGCGGCTTTCTATGAGGAGGAACAGGAATATGTCAAGGCAATTGAGACTCTGAACCAGGCTCTGGAAAATACGGTCAATCCCTCAGAAGTCTATTTTCGGCTAGCCGTGGTCTATGATAAGAAAAAAGAGAATGCCGAAAGCCAACGCCTCATCAAGAAGGTGCTGGAACTAGAGCCCAATAACGCCGAAGCCCTTAATTTCCTGGGTTATATGTATGCCTGCCAGGGCGCTAATCTGGACGAAGCCGAAAGGTTGATCCAAACCGCTTTGGCTATCAAGCCTGACGCCGGCTATATTATCGACAGTCTTGGCTGGGTTTACTATAAAAAAGGTCTGTATGACCAAGCCGTTCTCATCCTTGAGAAGGCCCATCAGCAGATGCCCCAGGACGGTACTATAGCTGAACATTTAGGCGACGCCTATATGAAAAAATCTCGTTTCCGGGATGCCCTGCGTTTGTATAAGAAGGCCCTTACTCTGGAAAACGCCAACATTCCCGATCTGCAAAAAAAGATCAAAACAACCGAAGAATTGCTGCACGGCTTGTCTCTATGA
- a CDS encoding sigma-54-dependent transcriptional regulator, which yields MPERILVVDDEPNMLRLLKAIITGKTSYEVVTTNNPLEVSKLLQEELFDLLITDLKMPLLDGMDLIDTVKKMDPTLPIIMITAYGTIETAEEAIQKGAYDYITKPFRQEAILITLKRALEWRKMQKELKALKGHS from the coding sequence ATGCCTGAGAGAATTCTGGTCGTAGATGACGAACCCAATATGCTCCGGCTGCTCAAGGCCATCATTACGGGAAAAACCAGCTACGAAGTAGTGACCACCAATAATCCTCTGGAAGTGTCCAAACTTCTCCAGGAAGAGCTATTTGACCTGCTCATCACCGACCTCAAGATGCCCCTGTTGGATGGCATGGATCTTATCGATACGGTGAAAAAAATGGACCCGACATTGCCCATCATAATGATCACCGCCTACGGCACGATAGAAACAGCAGAGGAAGCCATCCAAAAGGGGGCTTATGACTATATTACCAAGCCATTCCGGCAGGAAGCCATTCTCATCACCTTGAAGCGCGCTCTGGAGTGGCGCAAGATGCAAAAAGAGCTCAAGGCCCTCAAGGGACATTCCTAG
- the hisF gene encoding imidazole glycerol phosphate synthase subunit HisF: protein MLSKRIIPCLDVRGGRTTKGIKFKDNVDIGDPVQMARFYYEQGADEIVFYDITASSDRRNIMIDVVRRVAREIFIPFSVGGGIRTLEDMREALLAGAEKVSVNSAAVQNPRIIAEGARAFGSQCIVLGMDVKQVLPSADIPSGYEIVINGGRTRMSLDALWWAQEAVRLGAGEICLNSIDADGTQTGYELNLTRLISTAVSVPVIASGGAGMPEHLYDVLTIGQADAALIASIVHYGDYSIGDIKDYLQQRGIKMRLLW from the coding sequence ATGCTGAGTAAACGTATTATCCCCTGTTTAGATGTTCGGGGCGGAAGGACCACCAAGGGGATCAAGTTTAAAGACAATGTCGATATCGGCGATCCGGTGCAGATGGCACGGTTTTACTATGAACAGGGCGCCGATGAGATTGTCTTTTATGATATCACCGCCTCCAGTGACCGCCGTAATATCATGATTGACGTAGTCCGCCGGGTGGCCAGGGAGATTTTTATCCCATTCTCGGTGGGCGGCGGTATTCGAACCTTGGAGGACATGCGGGAGGCGCTGCTGGCCGGCGCTGAAAAAGTGAGCGTCAACTCGGCTGCAGTGCAGAATCCGCGGATTATTGCCGAAGGTGCCAGGGCTTTTGGCAGTCAGTGCATCGTCTTGGGCATGGATGTCAAGCAGGTGCTGCCTTCGGCAGATATACCCTCCGGTTACGAGATAGTCATTAACGGTGGCCGGACCCGTATGAGCCTAGACGCTCTGTGGTGGGCGCAAGAGGCGGTACGTTTGGGCGCCGGAGAAATCTGCCTTAATTCAATCGACGCCGACGGCACTCAGACAGGGTATGAATTGAATCTTACCAGGCTTATCTCGACGGCCGTGTCCGTTCCGGTTATCGCCTCAGGCGGCGCCGGAATGCCTGAACATCTGTACGACGTTCTGACTATCGGCCAGGCGGATGCGGCCTTGATCGCTTCTATAGTGCATTACGGCGACTACTCCATCGGCGATATCAAAGACTATTTACAACAACGAGGGATAAAAATGCGGTTGCTCTGGTGA
- a CDS encoding tetratricopeptide repeat protein — MQCRLLQLSPIVLIVWILISWLFSSPAAAQPQLFTDDVFTPLSLGYEALRSGNNEAARMQFEKAIKIDRYNPYALNNLAVLMEREGKLKEAMAYLLEAETYAAEYLNKPDEICDIGGLCLAVNPAGKKSQKSSIAPLIHGNINLLRIKIGKDKSGG; from the coding sequence ATGCAATGCCGTCTCTTACAGCTATCCCCCATCGTCCTTATCGTCTGGATATTAATCTCCTGGCTGTTCTCTTCCCCGGCTGCTGCCCAACCCCAGCTTTTCACCGATGATGTCTTTACCCCGCTCTCTCTCGGGTATGAGGCCCTACGGTCCGGCAATAATGAAGCGGCCCGGATGCAATTTGAAAAAGCCATCAAAATCGATCGTTATAATCCTTATGCCCTTAATAACCTTGCTGTCCTGATGGAGCGGGAGGGTAAACTGAAGGAAGCCATGGCCTATCTGCTCGAAGCCGAGACTTATGCCGCAGAGTACCTGAATAAACCCGATGAAATCTGCGACATCGGCGGATTGTGTCTGGCAGTAAACCCGGCGGGCAAAAAAAGTCAGAAAAGTAGCATTGCTCCGCTAATCCATGGGAATATCAATCTATTGCGGATCAAGATCGGGAAAGACAAAAGCGGCGGGTAG
- the hisH gene encoding imidazole glycerol phosphate synthase subunit HisH: MIAVLDYEAGNLASVIRSLIALEAQATVIRNPAGVEQADRVIFPGVGAAGQAMANIRRFGLDQALRHAYETGKPILGICLGAQIILHHSAENDTPCLGLLPGEVRRLIPPALDPMGRRLKIPHMGWNQVRFLRRHPLFVGLPEGAEFYFVHSYYPSPADASQVLGITDYGQEFPSVIGYKNLVATQFHPEKSGRFGLLLLKNFLAWDGRDAE, encoded by the coding sequence TTGATCGCTGTACTAGACTATGAAGCTGGCAATCTGGCTAGTGTCATTCGTTCTCTTATTGCCTTAGAAGCCCAGGCAACCGTTATCCGGAATCCGGCAGGAGTAGAACAGGCCGATAGGGTCATCTTTCCCGGCGTTGGTGCTGCGGGCCAGGCCATGGCCAATATCCGACGTTTCGGCCTGGATCAGGCCTTGCGTCATGCCTATGAGACGGGGAAACCGATTCTGGGTATTTGCCTGGGCGCTCAGATAATTTTGCATCACAGCGCCGAAAACGACACCCCATGTTTGGGTCTACTGCCGGGAGAGGTCCGTCGGTTGATCCCGCCCGCTCTTGATCCCATGGGGAGACGCCTCAAAATCCCTCATATGGGATGGAATCAGGTGCGTTTTCTCAGGCGTCATCCTCTTTTTGTCGGACTGCCGGAAGGGGCGGAATTTTATTTTGTCCATAGTTATTATCCCTCGCCAGCCGATGCCAGCCAGGTGTTGGGGATTACCGATTACGGTCAGGAATTTCCTAGCGTCATCGGGTATAAAAATTTAGTCGCCACCCAGTTCCACCCCGAAAAAAGCGGGCGCTTCGGGTTGCTGCTTCTTAAAAATTTCCTGGCCTGGGATGGGCGCGATGCTGAGTAA